The following proteins come from a genomic window of Halorussus halophilus:
- a CDS encoding DUF402 domain-containing protein, whose protein sequence is MSRVRLRGIYTTALTERLREQFDVVQASPPIRRRFDADFDHAEYDATVETTDDRQGVGVVGDDATVEQIADALAATGIDTFCWTDSAPRGAIFDGLVTETLGGGAVVDLGDREGYLPFGEIDRRIDVDDRVRVQVHDPAAPWVNQRPGLGTEIQTQGGVASLSKGIDRIVAKGDDATQTELARTTEMLPTDVPDDWGVRWEYAAEEAGLDAMDGALSQAIEEAEAIDGALADTPDLAERDGVPHQIVAPEATTWLWFGRESRFGLDDLRREVTTTMPGHHRVKAAHRSASTAVDFVEDLCKMSGEFRTGAVLRQFGPRDGGKTKIVHGKPDGRCFPLGRGEVTSFDPDEGKLTVQREMSGRGTYDALEVPRESGDVATTKFREGRWWYPTVYRSEDGETKGTYVNICTPVELFPDEARYVDLHVDVVKFPDGTVERVDDDELDAAVAVGNISEALGDKARSVASSVENALR, encoded by the coding sequence ATGAGTCGCGTCCGACTTCGCGGCATCTACACGACCGCACTGACCGAGCGACTGCGCGAGCAGTTCGACGTGGTACAGGCGTCGCCGCCGATTCGGCGGCGCTTCGACGCGGACTTCGACCACGCGGAGTACGACGCCACCGTCGAGACGACCGACGACCGGCAGGGAGTCGGCGTCGTCGGCGACGACGCAACTGTCGAGCAGATTGCCGACGCGCTCGCCGCCACCGGCATCGACACGTTCTGCTGGACCGACTCTGCACCGCGTGGTGCGATTTTCGATGGTCTCGTCACGGAGACGCTGGGCGGCGGCGCAGTCGTCGATTTGGGAGACCGCGAGGGCTATCTCCCCTTCGGCGAGATAGACCGGCGAATCGACGTTGACGACCGCGTGCGCGTGCAGGTCCACGACCCCGCGGCCCCGTGGGTGAACCAACGACCCGGACTCGGCACTGAAATACAGACACAGGGCGGTGTCGCCAGTCTCTCGAAGGGTATCGACCGAATCGTCGCGAAGGGCGACGACGCGACCCAAACGGAACTCGCCAGAACGACCGAGATGCTCCCGACTGACGTCCCCGACGACTGGGGCGTCCGCTGGGAGTACGCCGCCGAAGAAGCAGGTCTAGACGCGATGGACGGCGCGCTCTCGCAGGCCATCGAAGAAGCCGAAGCTATCGACGGCGCGCTCGCGGACACGCCGGACCTCGCGGAGCGAGACGGAGTTCCCCATCAAATCGTCGCCCCGGAAGCCACGACGTGGCTCTGGTTCGGCCGCGAGTCGCGCTTCGGACTGGACGACCTTCGAAGGGAAGTCACGACGACGATGCCGGGCCACCACCGCGTGAAGGCCGCCCATCGCTCGGCCAGCACGGCGGTCGATTTCGTAGAAGACCTGTGTAAGATGTCTGGCGAGTTCCGAACTGGCGCAGTGCTGCGCCAGTTCGGCCCACGGGACGGCGGGAAGACGAAAATCGTCCACGGCAAGCCCGACGGCCGCTGTTTCCCGCTGGGTCGCGGCGAGGTGACGAGTTTCGACCCCGACGAGGGGAAACTGACCGTCCAGCGAGAGATGTCCGGCAGGGGCACCTACGACGCCTTGGAAGTCCCCCGCGAGTCGGGCGACGTAGCCACCACGAAGTTCCGCGAGGGGCGCTGGTGGTATCCGACGGTCTACCGGAGCGAAGACGGCGAGACGAAGGGCACCTACGTCAACATCTGCACTCCGGTCGAACTATTCCCCGACGAAGCGCGCTACGTGGACCTCCACGTGGACGTGGTGAAATTCCCCGATGGAACGGTCGAGCGCGTGGACGACGACGAGTTGGACGCGGCAGTCGCGGTCGGCAACATCTCTGAAGCGTTGGGCGACAAAGCGCGTAGCGTAGCGAGTAGCGTCGAGAACGCGTTGCGTTAA
- a CDS encoding DUF7532 family protein — MSFDSRTRRALREAGVSEDTLRAASETAAKDAERVADELEAFFADHDTVYSDMDLTHSSSEFPEHTVEYADLFTHSEDVRGWLRFDSWGVYVEGGRILDDEFVELTLGPTVHERVRFAADRESL, encoded by the coding sequence ATGAGCTTCGATTCCCGCACGCGCCGCGCGCTCCGCGAGGCGGGCGTCTCCGAGGACACGTTGCGAGCGGCCTCGGAGACCGCCGCCAAAGACGCCGAGCGCGTCGCCGACGAACTGGAAGCCTTCTTCGCCGACCACGACACCGTCTACTCCGACATGGACCTGACTCACAGTAGCTCGGAGTTCCCTGAACACACTGTCGAGTACGCCGACTTGTTCACCCACAGTGAGGACGTTCGCGGGTGGCTTCGATTCGATTCGTGGGGCGTCTACGTCGAAGGCGGCCGCATCTTGGACGACGAATTCGTCGAACTCACGCTCGGCCCGACCGTCCACGAACGAGTGCGATTCGCCGCCGACCGCGAGTCGCTATGA
- a CDS encoding PrsW family intramembrane metalloprotease, whose amino-acid sequence MEPQRDPVEEGATDSADLYDVATWEERSWLDRLSSVVYRVLRFSARAVVVLLALLILVAQFLLSGLAAISEPYIGAFVLLSVVPAFALAAYIWYADVTTSEPLTLLVGTFLLGVLFAGFAAIVNTIAQPIFVNFVPAIGLVLFFYLIVAPVEETVKWLAIRLYAFRSSRFDAVIDGAVYGAMAGLGFATIENAIYITQGLSGASGLGSEAIADAGQTAAVRLLAGPGHVIYSAFAGYYLGLAKFNRENAGPIAVKGLLIAGFIHATYNTSVTYLTPLLELSGASINPGVAFIAFVVVYDGVFGYLLYRKISRYRQAYQQTNMGQSVTFEDSEAQAQAQPEQEGDSFETESK is encoded by the coding sequence ATGGAACCGCAACGGGACCCCGTCGAAGAGGGTGCGACCGACTCCGCCGACCTCTACGACGTCGCGACGTGGGAAGAGCGGAGTTGGTTGGACCGGTTGTCGAGCGTCGTCTATCGAGTTCTGAGATTCTCGGCGCGAGCGGTCGTCGTCTTACTGGCGTTGCTCATTCTGGTCGCGCAGTTCCTGCTCTCGGGGCTGGCCGCCATCAGCGAACCGTACATCGGCGCGTTCGTCCTGCTGTCGGTCGTCCCGGCCTTCGCGCTGGCGGCATACATCTGGTACGCCGACGTGACGACTTCCGAGCCGCTCACACTACTGGTCGGTACCTTCCTGCTCGGAGTGCTGTTCGCCGGGTTCGCTGCTATCGTCAACACCATCGCACAGCCGATTTTCGTCAACTTCGTCCCGGCAATCGGCCTCGTGTTGTTCTTCTATCTCATCGTCGCGCCGGTCGAAGAGACGGTGAAGTGGCTGGCGATTCGGCTGTACGCGTTCCGCAGTAGCCGCTTCGACGCGGTCATCGACGGCGCGGTGTACGGCGCGATGGCAGGGCTCGGCTTCGCCACCATCGAGAACGCCATCTACATCACGCAAGGACTGAGCGGAGCCAGTGGACTCGGTTCCGAAGCTATCGCCGACGCGGGCCAGACGGCGGCAGTTCGACTCCTCGCCGGGCCGGGCCACGTCATCTACTCGGCGTTCGCTGGCTACTACCTCGGACTAGCGAAGTTCAACCGGGAGAACGCGGGCCCCATCGCGGTCAAGGGCCTGCTCATCGCGGGGTTCATCCACGCGACGTACAACACGTCGGTCACGTACCTGACGCCGCTCCTCGAACTGAGCGGGGCAAGCATCAATCCGGGCGTCGCGTTCATCGCGTTCGTCGTCGTCTACGACGGTGTCTTCGGCTACCTGCTCTACCGGAAGATTTCCCGGTACCGGCAGGCGTACCAGCAGACCAACATGGGTCAGAGCGTCACCTTCGAAGATTCGGAGGCACAGGCGCAAGCACAACCAGAACAAGAAGGGGACTCCTTCGAGACGGAGTCGAAGTGA
- a CDS encoding riboflavin synthase, with amino-acid sequence MFTGIVEESGEVRDVTVTEDGRRLTIGGEVVTEDLERGQSISVSGVCLTVEEFGGVDASADASARRTESDGDWFEVFLAAETVAKTYLGAVEVGDPVNLERAMPADGRFDGHVVQGHVDTTTEVVGVEQVGEDWQYEFAVPDDYAKYVVDKGSVTLDGISLTVADLREDTFTVAIIPETRAVTNLSEKGAGDPVHLEVDVIAKYTERMLSEAGTERIDL; translated from the coding sequence ATGTTTACCGGAATCGTTGAGGAGTCGGGCGAGGTACGCGACGTGACCGTGACCGAGGATGGACGACGACTTACCATCGGCGGCGAAGTCGTCACCGAGGACCTCGAACGCGGCCAGAGCATCAGTGTCAGCGGCGTCTGCCTGACCGTCGAGGAGTTCGGGGGCGTTGACGCGTCGGCAGACGCGTCTGCTCGTCGGACGGAGTCCGACGGTGACTGGTTCGAAGTGTTTCTCGCGGCCGAGACGGTCGCCAAGACGTATCTGGGAGCAGTCGAAGTCGGCGACCCCGTGAACCTCGAACGCGCGATGCCCGCCGACGGCCGCTTCGACGGACACGTCGTGCAGGGCCACGTCGATACGACGACGGAAGTCGTCGGTGTGGAACAGGTGGGAGAGGACTGGCAGTACGAGTTCGCTGTGCCGGACGACTACGCGAAGTACGTCGTGGACAAGGGTTCGGTCACGCTCGACGGCATCAGCCTCACCGTCGCGGACCTCCGTGAAGACACCTTCACGGTCGCAATCATCCCCGAGACGCGCGCCGTGACGAACCTCTCCGAAAAGGGCGCAGGCGACCCCGTCCACCTCGAAGTGGACGTAATCGCGAAGTACACCGAGCGGATGCTCTCGGAGGCCGGGACGGAACGAATCGACTTATAG
- a CDS encoding DUF7533 family protein, with product MSKPGIMGTIQLAATLVFALPIGLLGVQMLLDGKMLVGGAFVAVAVLMVVLEEYLTTPTDIPSSVAEKAVGKAVKTPEEEKE from the coding sequence ATGAGCAAACCGGGCATCATGGGCACGATTCAACTCGCGGCCACGCTCGTCTTCGCGCTCCCTATCGGCCTGCTCGGCGTGCAGATGCTCCTCGACGGGAAGATGCTCGTCGGCGGAGCGTTCGTCGCCGTCGCAGTCCTCATGGTCGTGCTGGAAGAGTATCTGACTACCCCCACGGACATCCCGAGTTCCGTCGCCGAGAAGGCCGTCGGGAAGGCTGTGAAGACGCCTGAAGAAGAGAAGGAATAG
- a CDS encoding NifU family protein: MTDDDSLKARVERWLTGQMPIISMHGGTSAVQKADPESGEVVVELGGACSGCAISPRTTQNIKIDLAKDFDEVDDVTVRVADDGMGEWDIDQPESVMGIDRNEGGRGGRGEGSPNSDHF; the protein is encoded by the coding sequence ATGACTGACGACGATTCGTTGAAGGCCCGCGTCGAACGCTGGCTCACGGGTCAGATGCCCATCATCAGCATGCACGGCGGCACCAGCGCCGTGCAGAAAGCCGACCCCGAGAGCGGCGAGGTCGTCGTCGAACTCGGCGGTGCGTGTTCTGGCTGTGCCATCAGTCCGCGGACGACCCAGAACATCAAAATCGACCTCGCCAAAGACTTCGACGAAGTGGACGACGTGACGGTCCGAGTCGCCGACGACGGGATGGGCGAGTGGGACATCGACCAACCGGAGAGCGTCATGGGCATCGACCGCAACGAAGGTGGCCGCGGCGGGCGCGGCGAAGGCTCACCGAATAGCGATCACTTCTGA
- a CDS encoding LVIVD repeat-containing protein codes for MRRREFLLGVAGSSALASAGTVRGHPGPYRYLGRVPITNAREAVPGPNGDYTYVAATSGFAVVDTKLPREPKLVVERRNLLSDRETGPLRDVQDVKVEGDRLVVAGPADPYRNDVLQGFLLYDVSNPEEPQRLAFFETDYPIHNCFIRDGHVYLTGNNRGRNPLVVVDVSGDEPTEVARWSLLDRDDRWRNVSPGLRTIHDVWVGRDGRAYLAHWDAGTWILDVSDPTSPQYVAQIGGRPLSKLASIPQENTRNRVLRLPGNAHYTMPNDDGTLLGVNKEAWQVGGKGRPGGVELWDISDPKDAQKLSTIQAPPSPDPSIGGTWTTSHNFDIVGDRLFTSWYEGGVKIHDVSDPANPEQLAWWRDPENAVFWTSKLAAEKFFVASSMGRPNDEKGALYTFGNHPGQQKDAPLLTQTGNATKATEVSRATTENEATSNETTTQSSGSSGGAPGFGISATVAALLGGAAWRELRK; via the coding sequence ATGCGACGGCGCGAGTTTCTGTTGGGTGTGGCGGGAAGTTCCGCGCTCGCTTCTGCTGGCACCGTGAGGGGTCACCCCGGACCGTATCGCTACCTCGGGAGAGTTCCGATAACCAACGCCCGTGAGGCCGTCCCCGGCCCGAACGGCGATTACACGTACGTCGCCGCGACCAGTGGGTTCGCGGTCGTGGACACGAAACTCCCCAGAGAGCCGAAACTGGTCGTCGAACGACGAAACCTCCTGTCGGACCGCGAAACTGGCCCGCTTCGGGACGTGCAGGACGTGAAAGTCGAGGGCGACCGACTGGTCGTCGCGGGACCTGCCGACCCGTATCGCAACGACGTGTTGCAGGGGTTCCTACTCTACGACGTAAGTAATCCCGAGGAACCCCAGCGACTCGCCTTCTTCGAGACTGACTACCCGATTCACAACTGCTTCATCCGCGACGGGCACGTCTATCTCACTGGTAACAACCGTGGTCGCAACCCCCTCGTCGTCGTAGACGTGAGCGGCGACGAACCGACGGAGGTCGCCCGCTGGTCGCTGTTGGACCGCGACGACCGCTGGAGGAACGTTTCGCCGGGGCTTCGGACGATTCACGACGTATGGGTGGGTCGAGACGGTCGGGCGTATCTCGCTCACTGGGACGCCGGAACGTGGATTCTCGACGTGAGCGACCCCACGAGTCCGCAGTACGTCGCCCAGATTGGCGGCCGACCCCTCTCGAAGTTGGCGAGCATTCCACAGGAGAACACTCGAAATCGGGTTCTGAGACTCCCGGGCAACGCCCACTACACGATGCCCAACGACGATGGCACGTTGCTCGGCGTCAACAAGGAAGCGTGGCAGGTCGGCGGCAAGGGCCGCCCCGGCGGCGTCGAACTGTGGGACATTTCGGACCCGAAAGACGCACAGAAGCTCTCGACCATCCAAGCACCGCCGTCTCCGGACCCCTCTATCGGCGGGACGTGGACCACCTCACACAACTTCGACATCGTCGGCGACCGCCTGTTCACCTCGTGGTACGAAGGCGGCGTGAAGATTCACGACGTTTCGGACCCGGCGAATCCCGAGCAACTGGCGTGGTGGCGCGACCCGGAGAACGCCGTCTTCTGGACGTCGAAACTCGCCGCCGAGAAGTTCTTCGTCGCCAGTAGCATGGGCAGACCCAACGACGAGAAGGGAGCACTCTACACTTTCGGGAACCACCCCGGCCAGCAGAAAGACGCGCCGCTGCTCACCCAGACGGGCAACGCGACGAAAGCGACGGAGGTGTCGCGCGCGACGACCGAGAACGAGGCAACGTCGAACGAGACGACCACCCAGTCGTCCGGGTCCTCCGGCGGTGCGCCAGGATTCGGTATCTCGGCGACGGTCGCGGCCCTGCTCGGTGGCGCGGCGTGGCGAGAACTGCGAAAGTAA
- a CDS encoding ROK family protein — protein MAYYAGVDLGATNVRAAVADDGGDVVSVHRANTPNGPTGIAVTEAVLTCLREASESADIDPTQIRAAGIGSIGPLDLAAGAIDNPANLPDTIDRIPLTGPVGELIDSERVFLHNDTIAGVIGERFHSERNPDDMVYLTISSGIGAGVCVDGEVLSGWDGNAGEVGHMVVDPQGRRTCGCGHEGHWEAYCSGNNIPRYAEMLAEDDESIQTDLPIEDPDFDAVDVFEHAGDDELADHVVEQLTHWNTLGLTNIVQAYAPLVIYIGGAVALNNEELVVDPIRERLGEMVFNNVPDVQLTTLGDDVVLKGAIASALTGGTGDRSKI, from the coding sequence ATGGCGTACTACGCGGGCGTTGACCTCGGGGCGACGAACGTCAGGGCGGCAGTCGCTGACGACGGCGGGGACGTAGTGAGCGTCCACCGCGCGAACACGCCCAACGGGCCGACTGGCATCGCCGTCACGGAGGCAGTCTTGACGTGTCTCCGCGAGGCAAGCGAGTCGGCAGACATCGACCCCACTCAGATCCGTGCGGCAGGTATCGGCTCCATCGGGCCGCTGGACTTGGCCGCGGGCGCGATAGACAACCCGGCGAACCTTCCCGACACTATCGATAGGATTCCACTGACGGGGCCGGTCGGCGAACTCATCGACAGCGAGCGGGTTTTTCTCCACAACGACACTATCGCGGGGGTCATCGGCGAACGCTTCCACAGCGAGCGCAACCCCGACGACATGGTGTATCTCACTATTTCGTCGGGTATCGGTGCTGGCGTCTGCGTCGATGGCGAAGTCCTCTCCGGATGGGACGGCAACGCTGGCGAAGTCGGCCACATGGTCGTGGACCCGCAAGGACGGCGCACCTGTGGCTGTGGCCACGAGGGCCACTGGGAGGCGTACTGCTCCGGCAACAACATCCCCCGCTACGCCGAGATGCTCGCCGAAGACGACGAGAGCATTCAGACCGACTTGCCCATCGAAGACCCCGATTTCGACGCGGTTGACGTGTTTGAACACGCTGGCGACGACGAACTCGCCGACCACGTCGTCGAGCAACTCACGCACTGGAACACGCTCGGCTTGACCAACATCGTCCAAGCGTACGCGCCGCTGGTCATCTACATCGGCGGTGCCGTCGCACTGAACAACGAGGAACTCGTCGTGGACCCCATTCGAGAACGCCTCGGCGAGATGGTGTTCAACAACGTGCCGGACGTGCAACTGACGACGCTCGGTGACGACGTTGTCCTGAAGGGTGCAATCGCCAGTGCCCTGACTGGCGGCACGGGCGACCGGTCGAAAATCTAA